ATTGGGTTATCCAAATAGTGTGACTGAAGTTGAATTATGCCATTGGCATcactgtgcatgactgtgtgaatgtgaatcCCCTCTTAATGAAGGATGTTCAAGTACAGTTGCTATGATTAAGGTGATGGtttcttttgttgttgatgatgcagttgttgttattattattattaatgacagTAATTCTTTCTCAGGTGAAGGATGTTCCAGTACATCCAGAGGCAGATCCAGGGTCATCTATCGGAACGTGGAATGCGCCACTCTCGCCTAGTAACCAAAGATGGACGCTGCAACATTGAGTTTGGCAATATAAGATATCCTCATCATATTGCTTTCCTGATGGATTTTTGGACTACCTTTGTGGAAATACGCTGGCGTTTCGTTTTGTGCTACTTTGCCTTTGCCTTCACCGGCAGCTGGTTTATATTTGGCCTGCTGTGGTACTCAATAGCCAAGAGCAACGGAGACCTGCTCGGACAGAACTCGACAAGCGGTCACGTCAGATGCATAGAAAACGTGAACGGCTTGACCACGGCCTTCCTATACTCTCTGGAGACACAGACGACTATTGGCTACGGCGGCCGTGCCCTCACTGGGCACTGCGTGGGCACGATCTTCCTGATTATCATCCAGTCTCTCATAGGAGCCATAATAAACTGCTTCATGTGCGGGTTAATTTTAGCCAAAATATCCCTGCCCAAGAAGAGGGCCAAGACCGTGACCTTCAGCGACACGGCTGTCATCTGCCTGTGGAAGGGCAGCCTGTGCCTGCTTATACGGGTGGCCAACCTGCGAAAGACCCTGCTGATTGGCAGTCACGTGTACGGCAAGCTGCTGAGGACGAGCAACAACACGgccgagggaggaggaggaggcggaggtggaggagggggaggtaccGTCATCCTGGACCAGACCAGCGTGGACTTCACGGTAGACGCGGCGGGGCAGAAGGACAACCTCTTCTTCATCTGCCCGCTGACGCTGTACCACGTGATCGACAAGAGCAGCCCCTTCTGCGACATGTCCGCCGACTCGCTGCACAAGGAGGAGTTTGAGCTGGTGGTGTTCCTGGACGGCACCACAGAGTCCACCAGCTCCTCGTGCCAGGTGCGGACGTCCTACGTGCCCCGCGAGATCCAGTGGGGTCACAGCTTCCTGCCCATCGTGTCCAAGACGGGCGGCGGCAGGTTCCGCGTGGACTTTGCCAACTTCTCCAAGACCGTCGCCGTGCCGACGCCGCAGTGCCTCTACTGCTTCCAGAGCAACGTGTCGCACGACCACTGCTGCCAACTACAGACAAAACATGGCATTGACAACTGCGGGTTCGAGGTGGTGGATATGGATGAGGCCAGTATGGTAATCATACAAGGCAATGCAGTGAGGGATGTGATTGCCTGATACTGGATATTGATGGGGCTAGTAtggtaataccagagattctttaagtatagagatatgccaacataataggtttctatgggcacctaacgcgaccaggttccggtctgcctaaaggggcgtgtcataatgctcctacaatgaatagaacagtccttaggtctgcctaggtctgcctaaggggggccataatagaaccaggaaacaatgggccaatggaacctctctctctctctactctctctggtaatactaCAAGGCAATGCAGTACGTGACGTGATTGCCTGATGAAGCTAATATGGTAGTAATACAAGGCAATGCAGTGAGTGATGCGATTGCCTAGAACAGGCCGCggcgcgccctcctagtgatgcaacacattcagcgttgcttctagtcaggccaagagcaatacaaatattgtttctgagctcccgaaaaatcgggaactcctcccacttcgtTGGGAAGCATagaaccattagcaaaccaagggaggcaggtcgaccgtgcagtttgggaaatgttaattgttatgctcttggtcagaccaagtctcaaagagatttaaaagtcgatgataatcagggtaGCGATTGCCTGATATTGCATGTTTGCCAGATCAGAGTCTTAAGACGGAAGAGGGAAGTGTGTAGTACATTTATGTAACCTGGCAAAGTTAAGTAACAgtcctcctgagtgtgtgtgtggcactgtatTCATCAACCTGACTGCATGTTTTTAAACAGTGCATGGTCCATGCACACATTCATCACCATAGAGCAGTGCTACTCATGAACAAAATCCATCGGTGACCATGTGAGGATTATGCCCTAAGCTCGTTTTAATGAACTTTCAGGGGGGTAAATGCCTAACCGTGACTTTGCCACCTTTCCCTTTGCACttcactgcaaaaaaaaatcctACAGATGGATGGGTTTATTGATGGACTTATTGTGGTCGCAAAATCCAACCAGGACCAAGATTACAGGATTTTTCATTGATGCAAGTTATGATGCATAGTGGTGctcaaccttttatgaacaaatgccccctggatctcatcataagcccccaaacacccccttgacctcagcatGTATTTTCTCAACGACccctctagggctccccaatgccccctgaagGGCCgaagagcccccattgagaaacactaatgtagtAGGTATGCTCCTTATAATACCAGTGTGGCCCTAAAGCTATGGCATGAATCATGTTACATAATAAAAGGTGTTTCTCTAAGATTATGTGACAAACACACTCTAGTGTTGGAAGGAACAAGTCCTATTTCATGTAGACCACACACTGTAAAAATTAGAGAGCTCCTCAAAAAACTCTCAGTTGCATTGGGGGGggaacctaaaagttctctgTCGAACCCTGAAAGTTCTAGGTAGAACATAGCAAACCTTTTGGGGTTCTTGCCACAGAAGCAATCAAAAAAGAACCTTTGGGTTCTTGAGTTCTCAAGAGAACTTTTTGGGGTTCCTCCCCAGAAAATGACAGCTCTTATATATtaatattttttacagtgtaaggCCTAGGCTGCAtgttttaagtcaagtcaagtcaagtcagcttttattgtcagtttcttcatatgcacaggtcatacaaggaaattgaaattatgttttctctgtataccatgaaaggacatagacatacacaggactgacatttacagactgacatcaagtgcaagacaggacaagtaacagtgatggtccaataccagtaaagtgatgaagtaataaataatactgagcatttaacattggtgagtgacagtgatggaccagtgataagccagtaacaataagtgatagagtaaTAAATACTTTCTCTGTCATCCTTTCATTTTGTTCAACATTTTTTATTACTGAAAAAAATTGAAATACACATTATTGTTGAGATATACTGTGTCTTTGCCAGAGATTGAAGGTCCATAACTTGATAATACAACACATCATCTTCAAAATGTTCATTAGAgaataaggtaacactttattttaatggttcattattacagtggatctaccacattaggcacagtgtaataaccagtgtaacaatatttaatatcatgtaataccagggtaataccatgtaccaaccctaaccctaaccccaaccctaaccctagacataagtacaaaattggtacatggtgtggTTATAGATTACAGTACATagcattaaatattgttacactggttattacactgtacctaatgtggcagacagatccactgtaatagtgaaccgttcaaataaagtgtaaccagaGAATCATTAACGCACATTCACAACCCCATGTTCACCTCCCCTGACCTCAAATCCAATTCAAATCTTTCTGAGAAGTGGATTCTTGTGTGTAGCTGTGATCATCTCCGTGTTGTGTGTTCAGTTTCAGAAGTTAAGCGCATTTTCCTAAGTACACTTTCCCGCTTAGTCAGGGGTGGGATAAAGAAAACCAACGCAAAATATGGCACCATGCCGTGTGTTTGAGAACAAGAGAaggtccatttctctctctctcctctctctctctctctctctctctctctctctctctctctctctctctctctccctccccctctctctcctcatccacgTGAGTTCAGATGTTTAGGGGCATGCAATGTCATCTTCATTTCCATCTAATGTACTGTGACATTATCGTTGGATGGAAATAACA
This window of the Engraulis encrasicolus isolate BLACKSEA-1 chromosome 7, IST_EnEncr_1.0, whole genome shotgun sequence genome carries:
- the kcnj1b gene encoding LOW QUALITY PROTEIN: ATP-sensitive inward rectifier potassium channel 1b (The sequence of the model RefSeq protein was modified relative to this genomic sequence to represent the inferred CDS: substituted 1 base at 1 genomic stop codon), whose translation is MTSVASXRMFQYIQRQIQGHLSERGMRHSRLVTKDGRCNIEFGNIRYPHHIAFLMDFWTTFVEIRWRFVLCYFAFAFTGSWFIFGLLWYSIAKSNGDLLGQNSTSGHVRCIENVNGLTTAFLYSLETQTTIGYGGRALTGHCVGTIFLIIIQSLIGAIINCFMCGLILAKISLPKKRAKTVTFSDTAVICLWKGSLCLLIRVANLRKTLLIGSHVYGKLLRTSNNTAEGGGGGGGGGGGGTVILDQTSVDFTVDAAGQKDNLFFICPLTLYHVIDKSSPFCDMSADSLHKEEFELVVFLDGTTESTSSSCQVRTSYVPREIQWGHSFLPIVSKTGGGRFRVDFANFSKTVAVPTPQCLYCFQSNVSHDHCCQLQTKHGIDNCGFEVVDMDEASMVIIQGNAVRDVIA